Proteins encoded in a region of the Takifugu flavidus isolate HTHZ2018 chromosome 10, ASM371156v2, whole genome shotgun sequence genome:
- the LOC130532771 gene encoding oocyte zinc finger protein XlCOF22-like isoform X2: MDKDKCSDAQGPCTWMEANQFTGDFMTSGNTTKLQPDVLNVAWGLPGSAEVMGCKRVSLEHLQPPRHGQNPPQREPGKRIKPGTSQSKGEARDRREDVYYACACPGCPYSTSSSSFEVWKPRQPAPSPPRASTACHLLPETEPSSTTAPEQEARSSSQQQREDTCGRSLHSCPQLLGLQDGADSPFSHTHHHFHHHHCPLVSCLPCPRFLRSHAPHVSGLCCQHSPATCSRESRETDARPQMEKGRAAGNTAPLHPCMHCSASFSRPFQLLQHQRSEHAHKPPGFLCTECGRSFNSHSNLRIHLNVHTGARPYCCPDCGKSFSQSGALKIHRRIHTGERPYTCEFCSRTFPHLSAVRTHERIHTGEKPYHCSQCGKCFTQSGSLKIHTHRVHRGERPFVCSICGKHFSYQSGISLHYRTAHGMLVQHVGEAGAGGASQRTSDSVYPSPPGIFPSVTLGVNPHDSCKSNSSTAVGRDPPGLQSVAGLGCRDSNPQPDNTIQSSRARPVYTCEDCGLQFKDAPSRNKHQILIHYISENSEDDDGRSKTAENDGDNGGDYSK; this comes from the exons ATGGACAAAGACAAGTGTAGCGACGCT CAGGGTCCCTGCACCTGGATGGAGGCAAACCAGTTCACTGGCGACTTTATGACATCTGGGAACACCACAAAGCTTCAGCCAGATGTGCTGAATGTGGCATGGGGCCTGCCTGGCAGCGCTGAGGTGATGGGCTGTAAAAGAGTCTCGCTGGAACATCTGCAGCCACCTCGACATGGTCAGAACCCACCTCAGAGGGAACCCGGGAAGCGGATCAAGCCTGGCACGTCGCAGAGCAAAGGAGAGGCCAGAGACCGGAGAGAAG ACGTATATTACGCCTGCGCATGCCCTGGCTGCCCTTActccacatcttcatcatcctttGAGGTTTGGAAACCGCGGCAACCTGCGCCCTCACCGCCACGCGCCAGCACAGCATGCCATCTCCTACCTGAAACCGAGCCAAGCAGCACCACCGCACCCGAGCAGGAGGCCAGGAGTTCCAGCCAACAGCAGAGGGAGGATACGTGTGGAAGGAGCCTCCACAGCTGCCCGCAGCTGCTCGGCCTCCAGGACGGCGCGGACTCTCCCTTTTCTCACACCcatcatcattttcaccaccaccactgccccctggtgtccTGCTTGCCCTGTCCTCGGTTCCTCCGCTCACACGCCCCACACGTGTCCGGCTTGTGTTGCCAACACTCTCCTGCCACTTGCTCCCGGGAAAGCCGAGAAACAGACGCACGGCCACAGATGGAAAAGGGGAGGGCTGCCGGGAACACGGCGCCTCTGCATCCTTGCATGCACTGCTCGGCCTCTTTTTCCAGGCcgttccagctcctgcagcaccagcGTTCCGAGCACGCCCACAAGCCACCGGGCTTCCTCTGCACGGAGTGCGGCAGGTCCTTCAACTCGCACAGCAACCTCCGCATCCACCTCAACGTGCACACCGGTGCACGTCCTTACTGCTGCCCGGACTGCGGCAAGAGCTTCAGCCAGTCGGGCGCGCTGAAGATCCACAGGCGCATCCACACCGGCGAGAGGCCTTATACCTGTGAATTCTGCAGCCGGACGTTTCCACATCTGTCGGCCGTCCGCACGCACGAGAGGATCCACACGGGAGAGAAGCCGTACCACTGCAGCCAGTGTGGGAAGTGCTTCACCCAGTCTGGATCTCTGAAGATCCACACCCACCGCGtccacagaggagagaggccttttgtctgcagcatctgtgggaAACACTTCTCCTACCAGTCTGGCATCAGCTTACACTACCGCACAGCTCACGGGATGCTGGTGCAGCACGTCGGCGAGGCTGGAGCCGGGGGGGCCTCTCAGAGAACGTCAGACAGTGTTTATCCATCTCCTCCTGGGATTTTTCCTTCAGTCACTCTTGGGGTGAATCCACACGATAGCTGCAAGAGCAACTCAAGCACTGCAGTCGGCAGAGATCCTCCCGGGTTACAAAGTGTGGCCGGGCTTGGTTGCCGGGACAGTAATCCTCAGCCAGACAACACGATCCAGAGCAGCCGAGCAAGGCCCGTGTACACGTGTGAAGACTGCGGCCTGCAGTTCAAGGACGCGCCGTCCAGAAACAAGCATCAGATCCTGATTCACTACATCTCTGAGAACAGCGAGGACGATGACGGCCGGAGCAAAACAGCCGAGAACGATGGCGACAACGGAGGAGACTATAGTAAATGA
- the LOC130532771 gene encoding oocyte zinc finger protein XlCOF22-like isoform X1, producing the protein MDKDKCSDAMYFYVYKQGPCTWMEANQFTGDFMTSGNTTKLQPDVLNVAWGLPGSAEVMGCKRVSLEHLQPPRHGQNPPQREPGKRIKPGTSQSKGEARDRREDVYYACACPGCPYSTSSSSFEVWKPRQPAPSPPRASTACHLLPETEPSSTTAPEQEARSSSQQQREDTCGRSLHSCPQLLGLQDGADSPFSHTHHHFHHHHCPLVSCLPCPRFLRSHAPHVSGLCCQHSPATCSRESRETDARPQMEKGRAAGNTAPLHPCMHCSASFSRPFQLLQHQRSEHAHKPPGFLCTECGRSFNSHSNLRIHLNVHTGARPYCCPDCGKSFSQSGALKIHRRIHTGERPYTCEFCSRTFPHLSAVRTHERIHTGEKPYHCSQCGKCFTQSGSLKIHTHRVHRGERPFVCSICGKHFSYQSGISLHYRTAHGMLVQHVGEAGAGGASQRTSDSVYPSPPGIFPSVTLGVNPHDSCKSNSSTAVGRDPPGLQSVAGLGCRDSNPQPDNTIQSSRARPVYTCEDCGLQFKDAPSRNKHQILIHYISENSEDDDGRSKTAENDGDNGGDYSK; encoded by the exons ATGGACAAAGACAAGTGTAGCGACGCT ATGTATTTTTACGTCTACAAGCAGGGTCCCTGCACCTGGATGGAGGCAAACCAGTTCACTGGCGACTTTATGACATCTGGGAACACCACAAAGCTTCAGCCAGATGTGCTGAATGTGGCATGGGGCCTGCCTGGCAGCGCTGAGGTGATGGGCTGTAAAAGAGTCTCGCTGGAACATCTGCAGCCACCTCGACATGGTCAGAACCCACCTCAGAGGGAACCCGGGAAGCGGATCAAGCCTGGCACGTCGCAGAGCAAAGGAGAGGCCAGAGACCGGAGAGAAG ACGTATATTACGCCTGCGCATGCCCTGGCTGCCCTTActccacatcttcatcatcctttGAGGTTTGGAAACCGCGGCAACCTGCGCCCTCACCGCCACGCGCCAGCACAGCATGCCATCTCCTACCTGAAACCGAGCCAAGCAGCACCACCGCACCCGAGCAGGAGGCCAGGAGTTCCAGCCAACAGCAGAGGGAGGATACGTGTGGAAGGAGCCTCCACAGCTGCCCGCAGCTGCTCGGCCTCCAGGACGGCGCGGACTCTCCCTTTTCTCACACCcatcatcattttcaccaccaccactgccccctggtgtccTGCTTGCCCTGTCCTCGGTTCCTCCGCTCACACGCCCCACACGTGTCCGGCTTGTGTTGCCAACACTCTCCTGCCACTTGCTCCCGGGAAAGCCGAGAAACAGACGCACGGCCACAGATGGAAAAGGGGAGGGCTGCCGGGAACACGGCGCCTCTGCATCCTTGCATGCACTGCTCGGCCTCTTTTTCCAGGCcgttccagctcctgcagcaccagcGTTCCGAGCACGCCCACAAGCCACCGGGCTTCCTCTGCACGGAGTGCGGCAGGTCCTTCAACTCGCACAGCAACCTCCGCATCCACCTCAACGTGCACACCGGTGCACGTCCTTACTGCTGCCCGGACTGCGGCAAGAGCTTCAGCCAGTCGGGCGCGCTGAAGATCCACAGGCGCATCCACACCGGCGAGAGGCCTTATACCTGTGAATTCTGCAGCCGGACGTTTCCACATCTGTCGGCCGTCCGCACGCACGAGAGGATCCACACGGGAGAGAAGCCGTACCACTGCAGCCAGTGTGGGAAGTGCTTCACCCAGTCTGGATCTCTGAAGATCCACACCCACCGCGtccacagaggagagaggccttttgtctgcagcatctgtgggaAACACTTCTCCTACCAGTCTGGCATCAGCTTACACTACCGCACAGCTCACGGGATGCTGGTGCAGCACGTCGGCGAGGCTGGAGCCGGGGGGGCCTCTCAGAGAACGTCAGACAGTGTTTATCCATCTCCTCCTGGGATTTTTCCTTCAGTCACTCTTGGGGTGAATCCACACGATAGCTGCAAGAGCAACTCAAGCACTGCAGTCGGCAGAGATCCTCCCGGGTTACAAAGTGTGGCCGGGCTTGGTTGCCGGGACAGTAATCCTCAGCCAGACAACACGATCCAGAGCAGCCGAGCAAGGCCCGTGTACACGTGTGAAGACTGCGGCCTGCAGTTCAAGGACGCGCCGTCCAGAAACAAGCATCAGATCCTGATTCACTACATCTCTGAGAACAGCGAGGACGATGACGGCCGGAGCAAAACAGCCGAGAACGATGGCGACAACGGAGGAGACTATAGTAAATGA
- the LOC130532771 gene encoding oocyte zinc finger protein XlCOF22-like isoform X3, with translation MDKDKCSDAGPCTWMEANQFTGDFMTSGNTTKLQPDVLNVAWGLPGSAEVMGCKRVSLEHLQPPRHGQNPPQREPGKRIKPGTSQSKGEARDRREDVYYACACPGCPYSTSSSSFEVWKPRQPAPSPPRASTACHLLPETEPSSTTAPEQEARSSSQQQREDTCGRSLHSCPQLLGLQDGADSPFSHTHHHFHHHHCPLVSCLPCPRFLRSHAPHVSGLCCQHSPATCSRESRETDARPQMEKGRAAGNTAPLHPCMHCSASFSRPFQLLQHQRSEHAHKPPGFLCTECGRSFNSHSNLRIHLNVHTGARPYCCPDCGKSFSQSGALKIHRRIHTGERPYTCEFCSRTFPHLSAVRTHERIHTGEKPYHCSQCGKCFTQSGSLKIHTHRVHRGERPFVCSICGKHFSYQSGISLHYRTAHGMLVQHVGEAGAGGASQRTSDSVYPSPPGIFPSVTLGVNPHDSCKSNSSTAVGRDPPGLQSVAGLGCRDSNPQPDNTIQSSRARPVYTCEDCGLQFKDAPSRNKHQILIHYISENSEDDDGRSKTAENDGDNGGDYSK, from the exons ATGGACAAAGACAAGTGTAGCGACGCT GGTCCCTGCACCTGGATGGAGGCAAACCAGTTCACTGGCGACTTTATGACATCTGGGAACACCACAAAGCTTCAGCCAGATGTGCTGAATGTGGCATGGGGCCTGCCTGGCAGCGCTGAGGTGATGGGCTGTAAAAGAGTCTCGCTGGAACATCTGCAGCCACCTCGACATGGTCAGAACCCACCTCAGAGGGAACCCGGGAAGCGGATCAAGCCTGGCACGTCGCAGAGCAAAGGAGAGGCCAGAGACCGGAGAGAAG ACGTATATTACGCCTGCGCATGCCCTGGCTGCCCTTActccacatcttcatcatcctttGAGGTTTGGAAACCGCGGCAACCTGCGCCCTCACCGCCACGCGCCAGCACAGCATGCCATCTCCTACCTGAAACCGAGCCAAGCAGCACCACCGCACCCGAGCAGGAGGCCAGGAGTTCCAGCCAACAGCAGAGGGAGGATACGTGTGGAAGGAGCCTCCACAGCTGCCCGCAGCTGCTCGGCCTCCAGGACGGCGCGGACTCTCCCTTTTCTCACACCcatcatcattttcaccaccaccactgccccctggtgtccTGCTTGCCCTGTCCTCGGTTCCTCCGCTCACACGCCCCACACGTGTCCGGCTTGTGTTGCCAACACTCTCCTGCCACTTGCTCCCGGGAAAGCCGAGAAACAGACGCACGGCCACAGATGGAAAAGGGGAGGGCTGCCGGGAACACGGCGCCTCTGCATCCTTGCATGCACTGCTCGGCCTCTTTTTCCAGGCcgttccagctcctgcagcaccagcGTTCCGAGCACGCCCACAAGCCACCGGGCTTCCTCTGCACGGAGTGCGGCAGGTCCTTCAACTCGCACAGCAACCTCCGCATCCACCTCAACGTGCACACCGGTGCACGTCCTTACTGCTGCCCGGACTGCGGCAAGAGCTTCAGCCAGTCGGGCGCGCTGAAGATCCACAGGCGCATCCACACCGGCGAGAGGCCTTATACCTGTGAATTCTGCAGCCGGACGTTTCCACATCTGTCGGCCGTCCGCACGCACGAGAGGATCCACACGGGAGAGAAGCCGTACCACTGCAGCCAGTGTGGGAAGTGCTTCACCCAGTCTGGATCTCTGAAGATCCACACCCACCGCGtccacagaggagagaggccttttgtctgcagcatctgtgggaAACACTTCTCCTACCAGTCTGGCATCAGCTTACACTACCGCACAGCTCACGGGATGCTGGTGCAGCACGTCGGCGAGGCTGGAGCCGGGGGGGCCTCTCAGAGAACGTCAGACAGTGTTTATCCATCTCCTCCTGGGATTTTTCCTTCAGTCACTCTTGGGGTGAATCCACACGATAGCTGCAAGAGCAACTCAAGCACTGCAGTCGGCAGAGATCCTCCCGGGTTACAAAGTGTGGCCGGGCTTGGTTGCCGGGACAGTAATCCTCAGCCAGACAACACGATCCAGAGCAGCCGAGCAAGGCCCGTGTACACGTGTGAAGACTGCGGCCTGCAGTTCAAGGACGCGCCGTCCAGAAACAAGCATCAGATCCTGATTCACTACATCTCTGAGAACAGCGAGGACGATGACGGCCGGAGCAAAACAGCCGAGAACGATGGCGACAACGGAGGAGACTATAGTAAATGA
- the LOC130532771 gene encoding zinc finger protein 16-like isoform X4: MVRTHLRGNPGSGSSLARRRAKERPETGEKVWKPRQPAPSPPRASTACHLLPETEPSSTTAPEQEARSSSQQQREDTCGRSLHSCPQLLGLQDGADSPFSHTHHHFHHHHCPLVSCLPCPRFLRSHAPHVSGLCCQHSPATCSRESRETDARPQMEKGRAAGNTAPLHPCMHCSASFSRPFQLLQHQRSEHAHKPPGFLCTECGRSFNSHSNLRIHLNVHTGARPYCCPDCGKSFSQSGALKIHRRIHTGERPYTCEFCSRTFPHLSAVRTHERIHTGEKPYHCSQCGKCFTQSGSLKIHTHRVHRGERPFVCSICGKHFSYQSGISLHYRTAHGMLVQHVGEAGAGGASQRTSDSVYPSPPGIFPSVTLGVNPHDSCKSNSSTAVGRDPPGLQSVAGLGCRDSNPQPDNTIQSSRARPVYTCEDCGLQFKDAPSRNKHQILIHYISENSEDDDGRSKTAENDGDNGGDYSK; this comes from the exons ATGGTCAGAACCCACCTCAGAGGGAACCCGGGAAGCGGATCAAGCCTGGCACGTCGCAGAGCAAAGGAGAGGCCAGAGACCGGAGAGAAG GTTTGGAAACCGCGGCAACCTGCGCCCTCACCGCCACGCGCCAGCACAGCATGCCATCTCCTACCTGAAACCGAGCCAAGCAGCACCACCGCACCCGAGCAGGAGGCCAGGAGTTCCAGCCAACAGCAGAGGGAGGATACGTGTGGAAGGAGCCTCCACAGCTGCCCGCAGCTGCTCGGCCTCCAGGACGGCGCGGACTCTCCCTTTTCTCACACCcatcatcattttcaccaccaccactgccccctggtgtccTGCTTGCCCTGTCCTCGGTTCCTCCGCTCACACGCCCCACACGTGTCCGGCTTGTGTTGCCAACACTCTCCTGCCACTTGCTCCCGGGAAAGCCGAGAAACAGACGCACGGCCACAGATGGAAAAGGGGAGGGCTGCCGGGAACACGGCGCCTCTGCATCCTTGCATGCACTGCTCGGCCTCTTTTTCCAGGCcgttccagctcctgcagcaccagcGTTCCGAGCACGCCCACAAGCCACCGGGCTTCCTCTGCACGGAGTGCGGCAGGTCCTTCAACTCGCACAGCAACCTCCGCATCCACCTCAACGTGCACACCGGTGCACGTCCTTACTGCTGCCCGGACTGCGGCAAGAGCTTCAGCCAGTCGGGCGCGCTGAAGATCCACAGGCGCATCCACACCGGCGAGAGGCCTTATACCTGTGAATTCTGCAGCCGGACGTTTCCACATCTGTCGGCCGTCCGCACGCACGAGAGGATCCACACGGGAGAGAAGCCGTACCACTGCAGCCAGTGTGGGAAGTGCTTCACCCAGTCTGGATCTCTGAAGATCCACACCCACCGCGtccacagaggagagaggccttttgtctgcagcatctgtgggaAACACTTCTCCTACCAGTCTGGCATCAGCTTACACTACCGCACAGCTCACGGGATGCTGGTGCAGCACGTCGGCGAGGCTGGAGCCGGGGGGGCCTCTCAGAGAACGTCAGACAGTGTTTATCCATCTCCTCCTGGGATTTTTCCTTCAGTCACTCTTGGGGTGAATCCACACGATAGCTGCAAGAGCAACTCAAGCACTGCAGTCGGCAGAGATCCTCCCGGGTTACAAAGTGTGGCCGGGCTTGGTTGCCGGGACAGTAATCCTCAGCCAGACAACACGATCCAGAGCAGCCGAGCAAGGCCCGTGTACACGTGTGAAGACTGCGGCCTGCAGTTCAAGGACGCGCCGTCCAGAAACAAGCATCAGATCCTGATTCACTACATCTCTGAGAACAGCGAGGACGATGACGGCCGGAGCAAAACAGCCGAGAACGATGGCGACAACGGAGGAGACTATAGTAAATGA
- the si:dkey-34d22.1 gene encoding discoidin, CUB and LCCL domain-containing protein 1 — protein MPTKCEIIHDAVKSHLTALWIILSVSSVGVRGQEGNGCGHTVLGAESGTLASQNYPGTYPSNAWCKWKLRVSEGRTLRLLFGDLDIENSPGCGNGSLVIAEKNGKLSLGPVCGKLEATLKNMTLKSNEVTISFTSGPHRSGRGFLLSYSSDQYPGLISCLERGSHFSSQHVSVYCPAGCRNVTGDVWGSSEQGYRDTSVLCKSAVHAGAVSDSQGGNVTVNRGRSLTLYESTFANGILSKMGSLSEKKLLFSKECNNILSVAGFNASSSSGNAGSSLAALPQLRGSTDQSFWLELELTDKSAITGVITTGSAQRYIESYVVYFSKDRKNWKPHKDVLTKEKKVFRAHTDGHLRVLNSFFPPAVARFVRLQPLSWHGRASAQVQVLGCPVSKVTPRMRSSDKSPSILDKEKPQTSATPTATEGPVLVETRQSPSQAVMAAVGVVLALLMCGSCLLAGVWWKRRRKDSQMKYSLPTSCQSFQSKSLSCPQSEFISYPLERNVHDALPSPPLNDYAEPAMGSIGQKVGSTFRPSSVEGYTTPFAFNHYDSPAGNLPEYAEPLPPEPEYATPFSEQLAPDSHGPPATAPGTGGRTILRQAQYDCPSHRMLSNGYCTPALRTSGPRPASAVYAEPKSCDSLVQKHTYEEPL, from the exons ATGCCAACAAAATGCGAAATTATCCACGATGCTGTGAAATCTCACTTGACTGCTTTGTGGATCATTTTAAGCGTCTCTTCCGTAGGTGTTCGTGGCCAAGAGG GTAATGGTTGCGGACACACGGTGCTGGGCGCAGAGTCCGGCACGCTGGCCTCTCAGAACTACCCGGGCACCTACCCCAGCAACGCCTGGTGCAAGTGGAAGCTGCGAGTGTCAGAGGGACGCACGCTGCGCCTGCTCTTCGGGGACTTGGACATCGAGAACAGTCCGGGCTGCGGCAACGGGTCCCTGGTGATAGCCGAGAAGAATGGAAAACTTAGTCTGG GTCCGGTGTGCGGAAAGCTGGAGGCAACGCTGAAGAACATGACGCTGAAAAGCAACGAGGTGACGATAAGCTTCACGTCGGGCCCCCATCGTTCTGGGCGGGGCTTTCTGCTGTCCTACTCCAGCGACCAGTATCCAG GTCTCATTTCTTGTTTAGAACGAGGATCTCACTTCAGCTCTCAGCACGTGAG TGTTTACTGCCCCGCCGGGTGTAGGAACGTCACGGGGGATGTTTGGGGAAGCTCAGAGCAGGGTTACAGAGAT ACCTCGGTCCTGTGTAAGTCGGCGGTCCACGCGGGAGCCGTCTCCGACAGCCAGGGCGGCAACGTCACCGTGAATCGAGGGCGGAGCCTCACCCTCTATGAGTCCACCTTCGCAAACGGGATCCTGTCAAAAAT GGGGTCGCTATCTGAAAAGAAACTGCTCTTCAGTAAAG AATGCAATAACATCCTGAGTGTTGCTGGTTTCAATGCCTCATCCTCCTCCGGAAACGCGGGCTCCAGCCTCGCCGCGCTGCCCCAGCTGCGGGGCAGCACTGACCAGAGCTTCTGGTTGGAGCTGGAACTGACTGACAAAAGCGCCATCACAG gtgTAATAACAACCGGCTCGGCCCAGCGCTACATCGAGTCCTACGTCGTTTATTTcagcaaagacagaaaaaactGGAAGCCTCACAAGGATGTTTTGACCAAAGAGAAGAAG GTCTTCCGGGCCCACACAGACGGACACCTCAGGGTTCTCAACAGTTTCTTCCCCCCCGCGGTGGCTCGGTTTGTGCGGCTGCAGCCGCTGAGCTGGCACGGCCGCGCCTCGGCTCAGGTCCAAGTCCTGGGCTGTCCCGTTTCCAAGGTTACACCCAGGATGCGCTCGTCCGACA AATCCCCATCAATACTGGATAAAGAAAAGCCCCAAACCAGCGCCACTCCCACAGCCACAGAGGGTCCGGTGCTGGTGGAGACGCGTCAGA GCCCCAGTCAGGCGGTGATGGCGGCCGTGGGCGTGGTCCTGGCGCTGCTGATGTGCGGCAGCTGTTTGTTAGCTGGAGTCTGGTGGAAGCGAAG GAGAAAGGATTCACAGATGAAGTACTCTTTACCCACAA GTTGTCAGAGTTTCCAGTCTAAGAGTCTGTCCTGCCCTCAGTCCGAGTTTATCTCCTACCCTCTGGAGAGGAACGTCCACGACGCTCTGCCGAGCCCTCCCCTGAATG ACTACGCCGAGCCCGCTATGGGATCCATCGGACAGAAGGTTGGATCTACTTTCAGACCCTCCTCAGTTGAAGGCTACACCACCCCCTTCGCCTTCAACCATTACGACAGTCCAGCAGGCAACCTGCCGGAGTACGCCGAGCCCCTTCCTCCAGAGCCCGAGTACGCTACTCCGTTCAGCGAGCAGCTGGCTCCAGACTCACACGGACCTCCTGCCACGGCACCTGGCACTGGTGGCAGGACCATATTAAGACAAGCCCAGTATGACTGCCCGTCACACAGGATGCTGTCCAATGGATACTGCACGCCTGCCCTACGCACCAGCGGACCGCGCCCCGCCAGCGCGGTCTACGCTGAGCCCAAGTCATGTGACTCTTTAGTACAGAAGCACACATATGAAGAGCCATTGTGA